In Vigna unguiculata cultivar IT97K-499-35 chromosome 3, ASM411807v1, whole genome shotgun sequence, a single genomic region encodes these proteins:
- the LOC114177574 gene encoding RNA polymerase II C-terminal domain phosphatase-like 1 isoform X2 — protein MYKSVVYQGEVVLGEVEVYPEENNYKNFHVKEIRISHFSQPSERCPPLAVLHTVTSCGVCFKMESKTQQQDGLFHLHSLCIRENKTAVIPLGGEEIHLVAMHSRNDDRPCFWGFIVALGLYDSCLVMLNLRCLGIVFDLDETLIVANTMRSFEDRIDALQRKINSEVDPQRISGMQAEVKRYLDDKNILKQYAENDQVVDNGRVIKVQSEIVPALSDNHQPIVRPLIRLHDKNIILTRINPQIRDTSVLVRLRPAWEDLRSYLTARGRKRFEVYVCTMAERDYALEMWRLLDPDSNLINSKELLGRIVCVKSGLKKSLFNVFQDGLCHPKMALVIDDRLKVWDEKDQPRVHVVPAFAPYYAPQAEASNTIPVLCVARNVACNVRGGFFKDFDDGLLQKIPQIAYEDDIKDIPTPPDVSNYLVSEDDGSSAISNGNRDPFLFDGMADAEVDRKLKDALSAASTIPVTTANLDPRLTSLQYTMSSGSVPPPTAQASMMPFTHVQFPQPAALVKPMGQAAPSESSLHSSPAREEGEVPESELDPDTRRRLLILQHGQDTRDHASTEPTYAIRHPMPVSAPRVSSRGGWFPAEEDIGSQPLNRVVPKEFSVDSGPLGIEKHRPHHPSFFSKVESSISSDRVLHDSHQRLPKEMYHRDDRPRSNHMLSSYRSLSDTPVVVLQEIALKCGTKVEFMSSLVASAELQFSIEAWFSGKKIGHGFGRTRKEAQHKAAEDSIKHLADIYLSSAKDEPGSTYGDVGGFPNANDNGYMVIASSTNQSLPKEDSASFSTASDSSRVLDPRLEVSKRPMGSISALKELCMMEGLGVNFLSAPAPVSTNSLQKDEVHAQVEIDGKVFGKGIGLTWDEAKMQAAEKALGSLRSKLGQSIQKRQSSPRSHQGFSNKRLKQEYPRTMQRIPSSARYPRNAPPIP, from the exons ATGTATAAATCGGTGGTGTACCAGGGGGAGGTGGTGTTGGGTGAGGTAGAGGTATACCCGGAAGAGAACAACTACAAGAACTTCCATGTGAAGGAAATCAGAATAAGCCACTTCTCGCAACCAAGTGAGAGGTGTCCCCCACTTGCTGTGCTTCACACTGTTACCTCATGTGGTGTTTGCTTCAAAATGGAGTCAAAGACTCAGCAGCAGGACGGCCTCTTTCACTTGCACTCCTTGTGTATCAGAGAGAACAAG ACTGCTGTAATTCCACTAGGTGGGGAAGAAATACATTTGGTTGCTATGCATTCACGAAATGATGATAGACCATGCTTTTGGGGATTTATTGTTGCTTTGGGACTTTATGATTCATGCCTCGTTATGCTAAATCTTAGATGTTTGGGTATAGTGTTTGATCTGGACGAAACACTTATAGTAGCAAACACAATGCGGTCATTTGAGGATAGAATTGATGCACtccagagaaaaataaattctgAGGTAGATCCACAACGAATTTCTGGCATGCAGGCAGAGGTCAAGCGGTACCTAGATGATAAGAATATATTGAAGCAATATGCAGAAAATGATCAGGTTGTTGATAATGGGAGAGTGATAAAAGTTCAATCTGAGATTGTCCCGGCATTATCTGACAATCATCAGCCTATAGTTCGACCACTTATACGGTTACATGATAAGAACATTATTCTGACACGCATCAATCCACAG ATTCGAGATACAAGTGTTCTTGTGAGGTTGAGACCGGCATGGGAAGATCTTCGGAGCTACCTGACTGCAAGGGGGCGCAAGCGTTTTGAGGTTTATGTGTGCACGATGGCTGAAAGGGACTATGCACTAGAAATGTGGAGACTTCTTGATCCAGATTCCAATTTGATAAATTCTAAAGAACTGTTAGGTCGCATTGTATGTGTTAAGTCTG GTTTGAAGAAGTCATTGTTCAATGTCTTCCAAGATGGTTTATGCCATCCAAAGATGGCATTGGTTATTGATGATCGCTTGAAAGTGTGGGATGAGAAGGATCAACCTCGAGTGCATGTCGTCCCTGCATTTGCTCCATATTATGCTCCTCAAGCGGAA GCAAGTAATACTATCCCTGTCCTGTGTGTCGCAAGAAATGTTGCTTGCAATGTTAGGGGTGGCTTCTTTAA AGATTTTGATGATGGTCTTTTACAAAAGATTCCTCAAATTGCCTATGAAGATGATATCAAAGATATACCTACTCCTCCTGATGTGAGCAATTATCTAGTCTCAGAG GATGATGGTTCTAGTGCCATTTCCAATGGAAACAGAGATCCATTCTTGTTTGATGGCATGGCAGATGCTGAGGTAGATAGAAAATTGAAG GATGCACTATCAGCAGCTTCAACTATCCCTGTGACAACTGCTAACCTAGACCCCAGACTCACTTCTCTTCAGTACACAATGTCTTCTGGTTCAGTTCCTCCTCCAACAGCGCAGGCATCTATGATGCCATTTACCCATGTACAGTTTCCTCAACCCGCTGCACTAGTAAAGCCAATGGGTCAAGCTGCCCCTTCTGAATCTAGCTTGCATAGCTCTCCCGCCAGAGAAGAAGGTGAAGTACCTGAATCAGAATTAGATCCAGATACAAGGCGAAGGCTTCTCATATTGCAACATGGACAAGATACCAGGGATCATGCATCCACTGAGCCTACATACGCAATCAGACATCCCATGCCAGTCTCTGCACCTCGTGTATCATCACGAGGGGGTTGGTTTCCTGCAGAAGAGGATATTGGTTCACAGCCACTAAACCGGGTAGTACCTAAGGAGTTTTCCGTAGATTCTGGTCCATTGGGTATTGAAAAGCACCGGCCTCATCATCCATCCTTTTTCTCTAAGGTTGAAAGTTCCATTTCATCTGATAGAGTTCTCCATGATAGCCACCAAAGGTTACCGAAGGAG ATGTATCATAGAGATGATCGCCCAAGATCAAACCATATGCTCTCAAGTTATCGATCTTTATCTG ATACTCCAGTTGTAGTGTTACAGGAAATTGCACTGAAGTGTGGAACTAAG GTGGAATTTATGTCATCTTTGGTTGCAAGTGCAGAACTACAGTTCTCCATTGAG GCGTGGTtttctggaaaaaaaattggtcaTGGATTTGGAAGAACTAGAAAGGAAGCCCAACATAAGGCTGCTGAGGATTCTATCAAGCATTTGGCCG ATATATATTTGTCTAGTGCTAAGGATGAGCCTGGTTCCACATATGGGGATGTGGGTGGGTTTCCTAATGCAAATGACAATGGTTATATGGTTATCGCCAGCTCAACTAACCAGTCATTGCCTAAAGAGGATTCAGCTTCCTTTTCAACTGCATCCGATTCATCAAGGGTTTTAGATCCTAGGTTGGAAGTCTCTAAGAGGCCAATGGGTTCAATCTCTGCCCTAAAAGAATTG TGCATGATGGAGGGTCTTGGTGTCAATTTTCTATCTGCACCTGCTCCAGTGTCAACAAATTCACTTCAGAAAGACGAAGTACATGCACAG gtCGAAATAGATGGTAAGGTCTTTGGTAAAGGTATCGGATTAACATGGGATGAAGCTAAAATGCAG GCTGCCGAGAAGGCACTAGGAAGTCTAAGGTCAAAGCTTGGCCAAAGCATTCAGAAACGTCAGAGCTCTCCCAG GTCACATCAAGGATTTTCAAATAAACGTTTGAAGCAAGAATACCCTAGAACAATGCAGCGGATTCCTTCATCAGCTCGATATCCCAGGAATGCTCCACCAATTCCTTGA
- the LOC114177574 gene encoding RNA polymerase II C-terminal domain phosphatase-like 1 isoform X1, which yields MYKSVVYQGEVVLGEVEVYPEENNYKNFHVKEIRISHFSQPSERCPPLAVLHTVTSCGVCFKMESKTQQQDGLFHLHSLCIRENKTAVIPLGGEEIHLVAMHSRNDDRPCFWGFIVALGLYDSCLVMLNLRCLGIVFDLDETLIVANTMRSFEDRIDALQRKINSEVDPQRISGMQAEVKRYLDDKNILKQYAENDQVVDNGRVIKVQSEIVPALSDNHQPIVRPLIRLHDKNIILTRINPQIRDTSVLVRLRPAWEDLRSYLTARGRKRFEVYVCTMAERDYALEMWRLLDPDSNLINSKELLGRIVCVKSGLKKSLFNVFQDGLCHPKMALVIDDRLKVWDEKDQPRVHVVPAFAPYYAPQAEASNTIPVLCVARNVACNVRGGFFKDFDDGLLQKIPQIAYEDDIKDIPTPPDVSNYLVSEDDGSSAISNGNRDPFLFDGMADAEVDRKLKDALSAASTIPVTTANLDPRLTSLQYTMSSGSVPPPTAQASMMPFTHVQFPQPAALVKPMGQAAPSESSLHSSPAREEGEVPESELDPDTRRRLLILQHGQDTRDHASTEPTYAIRHPMPVSAPRVSSRGGWFPAEEDIGSQPLNRVVPKEFSVDSGPLGIEKHRPHHPSFFSKVESSISSDRVLHDSHQRLPKEMYHRDDRPRSNHMLSSYRSLSGDELPFSRSSSSHRDLDSESGHSVFHADTPVVVLQEIALKCGTKVEFMSSLVASAELQFSIEAWFSGKKIGHGFGRTRKEAQHKAAEDSIKHLADIYLSSAKDEPGSTYGDVGGFPNANDNGYMVIASSTNQSLPKEDSASFSTASDSSRVLDPRLEVSKRPMGSISALKELCMMEGLGVNFLSAPAPVSTNSLQKDEVHAQVEIDGKVFGKGIGLTWDEAKMQAAEKALGSLRSKLGQSIQKRQSSPRSHQGFSNKRLKQEYPRTMQRIPSSARYPRNAPPIP from the exons ATGTATAAATCGGTGGTGTACCAGGGGGAGGTGGTGTTGGGTGAGGTAGAGGTATACCCGGAAGAGAACAACTACAAGAACTTCCATGTGAAGGAAATCAGAATAAGCCACTTCTCGCAACCAAGTGAGAGGTGTCCCCCACTTGCTGTGCTTCACACTGTTACCTCATGTGGTGTTTGCTTCAAAATGGAGTCAAAGACTCAGCAGCAGGACGGCCTCTTTCACTTGCACTCCTTGTGTATCAGAGAGAACAAG ACTGCTGTAATTCCACTAGGTGGGGAAGAAATACATTTGGTTGCTATGCATTCACGAAATGATGATAGACCATGCTTTTGGGGATTTATTGTTGCTTTGGGACTTTATGATTCATGCCTCGTTATGCTAAATCTTAGATGTTTGGGTATAGTGTTTGATCTGGACGAAACACTTATAGTAGCAAACACAATGCGGTCATTTGAGGATAGAATTGATGCACtccagagaaaaataaattctgAGGTAGATCCACAACGAATTTCTGGCATGCAGGCAGAGGTCAAGCGGTACCTAGATGATAAGAATATATTGAAGCAATATGCAGAAAATGATCAGGTTGTTGATAATGGGAGAGTGATAAAAGTTCAATCTGAGATTGTCCCGGCATTATCTGACAATCATCAGCCTATAGTTCGACCACTTATACGGTTACATGATAAGAACATTATTCTGACACGCATCAATCCACAG ATTCGAGATACAAGTGTTCTTGTGAGGTTGAGACCGGCATGGGAAGATCTTCGGAGCTACCTGACTGCAAGGGGGCGCAAGCGTTTTGAGGTTTATGTGTGCACGATGGCTGAAAGGGACTATGCACTAGAAATGTGGAGACTTCTTGATCCAGATTCCAATTTGATAAATTCTAAAGAACTGTTAGGTCGCATTGTATGTGTTAAGTCTG GTTTGAAGAAGTCATTGTTCAATGTCTTCCAAGATGGTTTATGCCATCCAAAGATGGCATTGGTTATTGATGATCGCTTGAAAGTGTGGGATGAGAAGGATCAACCTCGAGTGCATGTCGTCCCTGCATTTGCTCCATATTATGCTCCTCAAGCGGAA GCAAGTAATACTATCCCTGTCCTGTGTGTCGCAAGAAATGTTGCTTGCAATGTTAGGGGTGGCTTCTTTAA AGATTTTGATGATGGTCTTTTACAAAAGATTCCTCAAATTGCCTATGAAGATGATATCAAAGATATACCTACTCCTCCTGATGTGAGCAATTATCTAGTCTCAGAG GATGATGGTTCTAGTGCCATTTCCAATGGAAACAGAGATCCATTCTTGTTTGATGGCATGGCAGATGCTGAGGTAGATAGAAAATTGAAG GATGCACTATCAGCAGCTTCAACTATCCCTGTGACAACTGCTAACCTAGACCCCAGACTCACTTCTCTTCAGTACACAATGTCTTCTGGTTCAGTTCCTCCTCCAACAGCGCAGGCATCTATGATGCCATTTACCCATGTACAGTTTCCTCAACCCGCTGCACTAGTAAAGCCAATGGGTCAAGCTGCCCCTTCTGAATCTAGCTTGCATAGCTCTCCCGCCAGAGAAGAAGGTGAAGTACCTGAATCAGAATTAGATCCAGATACAAGGCGAAGGCTTCTCATATTGCAACATGGACAAGATACCAGGGATCATGCATCCACTGAGCCTACATACGCAATCAGACATCCCATGCCAGTCTCTGCACCTCGTGTATCATCACGAGGGGGTTGGTTTCCTGCAGAAGAGGATATTGGTTCACAGCCACTAAACCGGGTAGTACCTAAGGAGTTTTCCGTAGATTCTGGTCCATTGGGTATTGAAAAGCACCGGCCTCATCATCCATCCTTTTTCTCTAAGGTTGAAAGTTCCATTTCATCTGATAGAGTTCTCCATGATAGCCACCAAAGGTTACCGAAGGAG ATGTATCATAGAGATGATCGCCCAAGATCAAACCATATGCTCTCAAGTTATCGATCTTTATCTG GTGATGAACTCCCTTTTAGTAGATCATCTTCCAGCCACAGGGATCTTGACTCTGAATCTGGCCATTCTGTTTTTCATGCAGATACTCCAGTTGTAGTGTTACAGGAAATTGCACTGAAGTGTGGAACTAAG GTGGAATTTATGTCATCTTTGGTTGCAAGTGCAGAACTACAGTTCTCCATTGAG GCGTGGTtttctggaaaaaaaattggtcaTGGATTTGGAAGAACTAGAAAGGAAGCCCAACATAAGGCTGCTGAGGATTCTATCAAGCATTTGGCCG ATATATATTTGTCTAGTGCTAAGGATGAGCCTGGTTCCACATATGGGGATGTGGGTGGGTTTCCTAATGCAAATGACAATGGTTATATGGTTATCGCCAGCTCAACTAACCAGTCATTGCCTAAAGAGGATTCAGCTTCCTTTTCAACTGCATCCGATTCATCAAGGGTTTTAGATCCTAGGTTGGAAGTCTCTAAGAGGCCAATGGGTTCAATCTCTGCCCTAAAAGAATTG TGCATGATGGAGGGTCTTGGTGTCAATTTTCTATCTGCACCTGCTCCAGTGTCAACAAATTCACTTCAGAAAGACGAAGTACATGCACAG gtCGAAATAGATGGTAAGGTCTTTGGTAAAGGTATCGGATTAACATGGGATGAAGCTAAAATGCAG GCTGCCGAGAAGGCACTAGGAAGTCTAAGGTCAAAGCTTGGCCAAAGCATTCAGAAACGTCAGAGCTCTCCCAG GTCACATCAAGGATTTTCAAATAAACGTTTGAAGCAAGAATACCCTAGAACAATGCAGCGGATTCCTTCATCAGCTCGATATCCCAGGAATGCTCCACCAATTCCTTGA